The genomic interval TGATTAATGGAATTTCTCTTCTGATTTTTAGCATAAAAATTCAGGAAAGGAATGGCCTAAATCCCTTTCTCTCAGAGCACCAGGGCAGGCTGCCTGGCTCCAGGatagccacagctgctcccagaggacAGACAACTCCTGTGAAGTTTCTTAGGAACCACATTTTGTAGCACAGTGTGCCCAGTTTGCTGCTGCTCATTGCCTGCTTTAGGCAGCAACAAACTTTTCAGGGCCTCCCCGAAACACTGACACACAGCAGGGGAAACACCTCCCTGCATcaagctgctgccagcagcaaggCTGAAATCCCAGGGGTGCAGCAGGGAACACTCACCTCTCTCGTCGTGAGAGCTCCTTGGGTCCATCCAGGTCCAGCTGAGTGACTTTTTTGGTTGTCTGAATGACACGGTTGGGGTTCTCTATGTCTATCAACCCCTCCACTCCTTTGCGCTTTTGCTGCGGGTCAAGAACAAGAGGGAGGTTGGGGAGCTCTCACACCCAGCTCTGGTTGTACCAGAGCTCCCCAAAAACACTGCAAAGCACCCCAAAAAGCACAAGTCAAGATTTTACAACTAGCCAGTAAAACCATTTACGAATCAAGGCACCTTTggcctttttaaaaatcttgttgCCTTTGCATTTCATTTATAAATATTCACAAGTTTTCATTCTGAGGGCAAAATGCTGTCAGGTGAGTATTTTTGGCTTCTGAAAGTAGTTCTATAAAAAATGCACTCTAGGTAGCTCTGCTCAGAATCCAGAGTGTGCATCTCCCCCCCAGCCCAAGTATTAGATGCATTAAGTGCCCTGAGAATGCAGTACCTGATAatcctcatcatcttcatcactctcatctGAATCTAAagatttcttctcctttttagGGTCCCCTGttgctccttctcctccttcttcttgctcctcctcttcctacAAAATCAGAGGAAATATCTGTCACTAAAAATCCCAAACGCAGCccttaaatgagattttggaGGGATAAGAGATGGCTCTGAGCGCTGGTGTTCCTGACATGGCCCTGTGCCACCAAGGGGGTCTGGCTGTCACAGAATGAAAGCTCCTCCTCAGCAACATCATCACCTCCAAACAACTCTGCTGCTCTAACAAGAAAATGACTGTAAAAGACACCACTGGCACTTTACTTTCCCCCAAGTTAAAGCTCTCCAGAAGAATTTTGCCCTGGGTTTCCAGTGCTTACTACCTCAGAGACTGGAAACTACCCCATATATTGGAAACTACATGGATGCAGCTTAGAGCTGGATCCCATCCTGGgtgtggaaaataaaaacaccaagagaagaaaatggacaacCATCAACCAGAACATTATTATCCAAGGAACTGCAGCCTTTTTAGCACAGGTTCCACCAGTCAGAAGCCTGGGAATTAATTTCTGAATCATAAGAAGAACCAACATGGGTGTGAGCAGATTGTTTTACACTACCAACATCTCTCATCAAGCAACCAGCAAAGTGGATGAGCAAGGAACAGTAAGAGGAGTATTTTTGCTAATTGTAGGGGAGGGATTTAAGCTTTCCTTAATAAATCAGTGTTAGATGTAACCATGATACGGATTATCAcaaaaaatatatctttcttGAAAAGCAGTTCTCTGGTTTGCTGTGAAACAAGACACATTTCAAGTGGATCCTGCTTTCCTTCCATTTCCAGtcagtatttttattaacaACATGGAAGCAGAGAACACTTGAACAGTTTGTGAATGACATCACACTGGTAGGAGTtggaattattttggaaaacagGATGAGACTCATAAGTGGTTTCAAAATTTGGAAATATGGCATGAAACCAAGAAGGTGGAATCAGAAACTAACCAAGAGGAGTTACActttggaagaagaaatgcaaCACAAAGCTGGAATATGTGGCTAAGCAGCAAACCAAACAATCATCTCCAGTTCCAGCTggacaaaacattaaaaaggaTTCAACACTATGGCTCAGAACTGCTTGAGAGTCATCTCTGAGGAATTCCTACATGGGCTGTAATTATCCTCCTGTGGTCAGTGCTGTGAGGCCTCAGCTGGAATTGTGTATTTGGGCTGAGGCATCACTTTCAGAAAGtcacagaaaaatatcagagTGCCACCAGAGCTGTGATAAGAGAATAAAGAGAGTAAGAGCCCCAAAAAAGCAGCCAAGGCTTTTATAACAGCAGTCAGGTCATGGTGGAAGTGGGGGGAGCTGTTACACTCCAATGCTGGGGCACAGAAACACACCCAAAAGAGGCCCCACATCAGAAAACTCTTATCTCTCCCTACAAGTCAGAGGCAAACAAGAAAATCATGTGTCCAGGAAGAAGTTAAAGCAGTTTGGTCCATAAATCTACAACAGAAAGAGGCAAATACAGAAATTTCAACATACAGTAACATGTCAAGATGTGGCCCTTGTTCTCCAAAGCCAAGCTGCAGAACAAATCAGCAGACACTGGAGAATTGAATGATGAAATATGGGGAGAAAAGatctccagagctgctgtgtaACCAGCTCCCCCATCCTTTAACCTTCAAATGCTGCCCTGGGTTTCGTTCCAGGCCTCAGGAACCAGACTGGGTGACACCCTGGAGTCTTCCCCAGCTGGAGATATTTGGGATCCATACTGTGATCACTGCTGGAATGATCTGCAGCACCTGGCTGAGCTGCCATTGCTCCTGAACAGTGAATAACCAGGCTGGATAAGGCAGGAATTAGGACAGAAAGCACACAAAGGAGCAAACACATACCCTTgccttttgcttttctgcttgGAGCTGGGCATCAATCTCCTCAGGACTCGTGTACTGCCTTGCTCGGCCTTTGTGGCCTCCTTTTCTACctgtacaaaattaaaaacaacaaatggTTTAGTGGTAACCTCCAGAAAGGTCTGTTCCTCCTGCAGCACTCTCTGGATTTTAGGTGTGGATAGGGCAAACCAAAATAGCTCCTCTGATAGACCCTAAATAACAAAACCCCCAACTGAACTTGGTGATACGCTCCAAGGTTTTTAGGTGAGATGCACAGAGAATTGGGATTATTGATATCACCCTTCCCTGCCAGGGCTTGTGGCCTCTCCAGTTCCCTTCCCAGGCTGGCAAGGGACACTCAGTCCTACAGCAGATCCCAGTTTCCTGCACAGGAGGAATCACAGTGTATTCCTGTTGGTTACAAACAATATTCCAACAAGCTCGGCTCTTTAACCCCTCCCACTGTGCCAGGAGAAAATAGGAAGCAAGTTGGACAAAAGCTTTGGGAATGACAATGGGAGCTGAAGAAGTACTAAAAGGAGCCCCCATGTTCTACTGCTTtatgaggaaaaattaaaagaaactcTAGGAACCAAGAAGGGGAGTCActgtggctggcactgccccaaGTTCCAAATTCTGTTGATTAATGAACTGCTGAAGCCATTAATGCTCCCTCTTCAAGCCACTGCTCTGGTTATGTTCTTCCAGCCCAAAGAACTGGGAAGCAAGTTGGACAGAGCCAATCCACAGCCCTGAGTGAGGAAGACTGGCAAAAAGCAAACAACTCTGGCAAGAGAGCTCTCTGCCACTGCAGGAGTCTTGGAAGTCccaaggatggagcaggaaACACTGGATCTCTCTCATCCTCCCCACTTCACCTTACAGTGATGGGAAGGATGAAGGATCACCCCTCCCTCCTTGGCACAGTGTGGGATCCATGGGAGATCAGCCACTGCTCTCTCACTGTGTGCTGTTGGACCGAGAGCCCTCAAGATCCAACATTTTCTGACCAATTCTCCAGGCTCAGCACAGACAAACTCTCACAATGCCTTAGTTCTGTCCCAAAACCCCACTGTGAAGCTTTACAGAAACTCCTGAgatatttttccaaaatgaaTGGGGAAGTGCAAAGACCAAATCATTCCCCCTGGATTCAGCTGGGGAAGCTCATGGGCTCTCAAACCCTGAGCAGAACCAAAGCTTTGGTGCAGCCAGAcaggtgttttttgtttatctGTTCCCAGCCATCCCACGTGGGGACACTGACACCCTCTGGAAGCAGATCTGCCATGGGAATGCTCCTGGGGAGACATTACCTCACTGCCCAGCACATGACATCACCCCAAATGGAACAACTGTGACATCTGTGACACACCAACCCCCAAATAACCAAACtgtgctcccagcctggccagggccagGCTCCTCACCCAGCTGCTCCACAATTCCACACTGGGCTCAGGACCAAGGAACACAAACTGCTCATTACTGCAAATAAACAGTGGTGTAAGGGGGAGAAGCAActaaagagaaattattttacattaaaagCCTAAAAAGAAGAAtggagcccctgggagctcagcacagtgcagggatggggctctgctcccacaggGAGATCAAACCTCGCATCAGATTTAGGGAGCAGGTCTGACACCTGCCACTGACCCGCTCTGTGTCTCAGTTTCCCCATTTGAAAACAGGGATAACACTTCTTCTCCACCTCTgtgaagcatttttttaaaaatagaatcaCCTGCAGATTTTACCTGCAGCAAAGCCCAGTGGTGCCCAGGCAGGCCCACATTCAAACACATCTGTCTTCAGCTTTAAACAGCCTAATTAAAGAACTTAGATGGAAGAGAATGGAAtctcttcttttaaaatcaaagtattagggggaaaaaaagaaaattaatcagaaATAATCCTGTAAAGAATTTATTACTAGCCAGTTAACACTGCTCCCTTTTCTATTAAGAGTGAGTACCAAAATCCACTCCTCTGCCAACAATCCAAAAACTCCCACTGACTTAGGGAAAAATGACCAAAGCCCCTTCTTCTTCCAAAAAGCAAAAGGTTTGAATCAAACATCTAAATTTGTACAATGAAATAAAGAGCAGGAAATCCTGAAGTTACACGgtatttaaatatgaaaaatgggGTTATAACCCAGCACGGTTCTTTGCCTTCACAAAAACCACGTGAAAGCTTCAGCCCCATCTCCTATCACTGTGCAAATGGACCCAAAAAATGAAGCAGTTAAATAAAAGCTAAGCAAGGAATCAGTTTGGTAGGGAAATGCTGATGAAATAAAGCAGAGCAAACTGCAGGGAAGAGGAATGAGGAGAGCTGGTTTTTAACGTGTGTGACCGGGGTTTGCAAGAGCCAATTATGCAGATGGTGCATGTGGAGAAGGTTCTGGGTGGATCCTGCTGAGCCGTGAGAGCCCGGCCGTGCCTCATCCCCGCTCCTGAATCACACGAGGAGCAAGTCGGTGCCCGCTCCGGAACACCCAAAACGCGGCGCTGCCGGAGCCGCATCAAAGGAGCCGCGTTTGGAGCCCCTGAGCCCCCCGGGGCGGGACCCCCTGCGCTCGGCTCCCCCGGGCCGGGCAGCAGCCCCCGGTACCCGCCTCCCCCGGGCTCCCTGAGCCCCACACCCCGGCCCGGGGGAACCGGCCGCGGTTCCCGTTCCAGCGGGAGCACATGGAGCCCAGCCCGCTCCCACGGGAGGTCCGGACACCCCCAGGAGTTGCTGCGCTGCCACGGCACTTTGGGGAGCACAGAACGGGCCCCCGGCTCCGTGAAGGGCGCGGGGAACGCGCCGGCTCCtgaggggcggggagggggcgagGCACCCCCGGAGCCGCCGAGAACGGGAGGGGGAAAGAGAAcccgagacccccccccccGAGCCCAAACACAGCCGCGGGGGCAGCGCGGGGaccgccgcccgccgccctaAGGGGGAAAGGGACCCCCGCAGGCTCCCGCAAGGCCGGGGAGAACGGAGCCGCCGCGGCGTCTTTACAGCCGGGGGCGAACACGAGCCCTgcccgcgccggggccggggcggccCACGcaccccctcagccccctcctctctgtcccccgtgtccccccgccGCCGTTCCCCGCGGGGGGAccctcggcccggcccggcccccaccaCCTTTCGGCATCGCGGCGATGGCGGCACGGCCCCCCCGGCCCGAGCGGCGCCCGGAACCGGAACCGGAACCGCCCCCAGCCCAGGCCCCCGCCGCTGGGCTGCCctcagcgccgccgccgccgctgcccgcgccgcctctcccggtgctcccgTAGGCAcagcggggagcggggccggtTCTCTCCCGGTGCCTTCTCGCCTCtcccggggcggcggcgcgggcggcggggAGCGCTTTGCTCAGGCAGCGCGCAGGGCAGcccggggggcggggcctcggGCGGTGCGGCTGCGAGAGGACCCCGGGTGACGGCGGCGGCGCGACGGGAGCGAGGGGTGagcgggaccgggaccgggatcgggatcgggatcgggatcggaaTCGGAATCGGAATCGGAATCGGGACCTGGAACTGCAGCCTCCCCTCACCCCGCCGGCGCCGGGTTCCGCTGTGGGGCTGTTGGGGCTgtcggggccgggccgggcggcctCTGTATCACCGGGCTCTGACCGGAATTGTCACCTCAGAGAAGGAGTGGCTTCCGCGCTTTGCTGAGGATTTATCGTGCAGCAGTCACAGAGCTTTCACCTCTTTCACGAGCTCCGTAAAGCTCATTGTTATCCTTGAAGTGGAAAACGGGAAGGGGGCACAGAATCCTTAGGAGAAATATATCTGACGGCTGTTTTCCTTTCGTTTTTCCCAGTGATCCTGAGGGAGTGTTGGTAGTTCCCTTTGCCTTTCGGCCCTTTCGTTCCCGAGGCAATGCCCAAagtgaagaggagcaggaagccTCCCCCGGATGGCTGGGAGCTGATCGAGCCCACGCTGGACGAGCTGGATCAGAAGATGAGAGAAGGTGCGTGCGTGTTCTAAGAGATGGGACCCCAAAAGATGCTCACAAGACCTGCTTCATGAATACAGGTGGACCTTTTTGTGTCTGTGCCTCCAGTGGTGCTGCAGGTTGATCCTGAGCCATGCTGGTCCCTaattttggggttctggagCACAGAGCTTTGTTTACAGCTGGTTTGGGGATGAAGCTCATGGGTGTGTGGAGGAACTGGTAGTTCCTGTCCATGTCGTTGCTGTGGGCATGAAGTCACCCTTGATCCCAGTGTGGGTTATGTCATCCCCCTGCCATTGGTTTTGAATCCTAAAGGAGCTGTTCCAGGTCAGGTCCCTCTCATTTGTCTCCTCCCATTAATCTCAATCTTATCCCTGTTGTGTGAAAGTTATGAACATTCGTGGAACAGTGCATTGCAAAGTGCTTGAGGGAAGCACTTGGTCACTTGGTGTTTGTGTTCCCTCCCAGCGGAGACGGAGCCACatgaagggaagaggaaagtgGAGTCCCTCTGGCCCATCTTCAGGATCCACCACCAGAAAACACGTTACATCTTTGATCTCTTCTACAAGAGGAAAGCAATCAGCAGAGGTGAGGAGGGCAGGGCTTtagctggggcagggggaaacTGGAGTGAGTGAGGTGTTTACCCGTGGATGCCACTGAACTGGGAGCTGGTGGGATCAGGTTTCTGGGGAAGGAGGATGGAGAGAAGGCTTGGAAGCTGCCTGGCTTTAGCTGCTGGTTACTACAGCTGGTAGCCCCTGATAGTGAGACTGTGACAGTGTCTGCTCCTCCCCAGAGCTCTACGAGTACTGCATCAAGGAGGGCTATGCTGACAAAAACCTGATTGCCAAGTGGAAGAAGCAGGGCTATGAGAACCTCTGCTGCCTGCGCTGCATCCAGACTCGGGACACCAACTTTGGGACCAACTGCATCTGCAGGGTCCCCAAAAGCAAGCTGGAAGTGGTGAGTGTCCAGCTTGTTCCTCTGCTCTGCAATAGCTATTCTGACTtctcccagctcagcagtgtTGTTCTTCCTGCTAAAATCCTCAGCCTTTGCTGGTAGAATTGGTGTCCAGTTGGTGCTAAAGTTACTGTCAGCTTTGACATTCATTTAAGGTTGTTAAAAGTATAGGAAATAACAGCAAACTGTGGAAACCCTTCCCACTCagagccattccctgcctcGAGGTCTGagcctgctgctctggctgtgcctTGGCTGTAACACCctgatgtttgtttttcagGGCAGAATCATTGAGTGCACTCACTGTGGAtgcagaggctgctctgggtgAAGCCTTTTGCCATCAAACTTGTTTTTTGAACTCTGAGGGACATCGTCCTCCTCCTCAATGGACTAAGAGTGCAATTACAGCTGCTTTCTGTGATGGGATATTTCTGTATAATAAAGCAGCAGCATGATCACCTGGATTGTGCATAAATGGGGGGGTACTTTTGAGTAGGGTTTTGTGTagccatttattttaaaataaagcttgCCTTCCTGAGAGTGGTGTGATCTGCTGGTGAAACATTCCTGTGCCACTCTTCTCCTGTTGGATGTGTTCTGGGTGCTTGAACATTGTTGTGTACGTTGTGAGCTGCTCTGGGTTTCTTTCCTCAACTAAATCCATTTAAAAGGCTGTGTAGAAAGGAAACATAATTCCCAAATGTTCAATCTGAGGTCTTCCCTGACCACGTGCAAATGGAAGCTGCATTTCACTGGAATTCTCTG from Poecile atricapillus isolate bPoeAtr1 chromosome 14, bPoeAtr1.hap1, whole genome shotgun sequence carries:
- the PDAP1 gene encoding 28 kDa heat- and acid-stable phosphoprotein yields the protein MPKGRKGGHKGRARQYTSPEEIDAQLQAEKQKAREEEEQEEGGEGATGDPKKEKKSLDSDESDEDDEDYQQKRKGVEGLIDIENPNRVIQTTKKVTQLDLDGPKELSRREREEIEKQKAKERYMKMHLAGKTEQAKADLARLAIIRKQREEAARKKEEERKAKDEAAMAGKRLQSLSLNK
- the BUD31 gene encoding protein BUD31 homolog, whose translation is MPKVKRSRKPPPDGWELIEPTLDELDQKMREAETEPHEGKRKVESLWPIFRIHHQKTRYIFDLFYKRKAISRELYEYCIKEGYADKNLIAKWKKQGYENLCCLRCIQTRDTNFGTNCICRVPKSKLEVGRIIECTHCGCRGCSG